The proteins below are encoded in one region of Alistipes indistinctus YIT 12060:
- a CDS encoding sensor histidine kinase translates to MRKRLYILLFLFGLFPSVYGQQSADNNYVLLLNSASFGEAWSDVLYKSLVEDVQQLGVRVDTGELLVPMMKTAEDARLRREMLLEKYPMPPRAVIYIGDPGWLVCRPLFDEEWKEVPTLICYSRDSMPESIEDLLSGNLDSNTMVPASEMTKGYNLTILKQPSFIPETIELMRQLQPQMNTVAMISDHRYISLRVRDEVHQAVNQHFPDLAFQSLSSPELTTGQLLDTLSGFDDKIGIIYYSWFVTQNRHEYLDDHVQRVIFGLAHTPIFTLTDRDHEEGSFAGGYYIPAISFSRVASATIREILGGKPARDIPWKDGGVPGAYLDYHHLVHQGVDPALFPKDAVYSQAPPGFFQKYKFHLVIFGALLLLLVAAIVMRMRWFVQRQRQQNREVRLLSQYRMLVNNMPVIYLRKQIVDGPSGPASDFLFLDVNPAFERVFGCKQQQIIGKRLSEMLSRYDKLSCLAGTDQTVHSFVIDGENGQHYYDKLVFGSSEESIWDVFCIDRTEEHLALVQMDRHRAEQDELNEKYKLVLQATGLTPWIWEIPEGLIDCDLSYTPGLGSGSGSRFIVTEEQYYSMIYPDDRERIRAAYADLLAGRIDILQEEYRVIYVQGDYQWAKSFAIVRKRDASGKPIQLVGASLQIDIQKRLEQDLREAKEKAEESNRLKSAFLANMSHEIRTPLNAIVGFSSVLADTEGDEERRQYITIIENNNELLLQLINDILDLSKIEAGTLEFTESDVDLKEMFFRIEQSMKLRIPEDHPVEVAFEDPGGDYLIHTDPNRLMQVVTNFMTNAIKFTSEGSIRFGYRNRNDGELYFYVSDTGCGIPAGKQQEVFGRFVKLNTFAQGTGLGLSICETIVSKLGGRIGVASEEGKGSTFWFTLPWRPVTP, encoded by the coding sequence ATGAGAAAGCGGCTGTATATCTTATTATTCCTCTTCGGATTGTTTCCATCGGTTTACGGCCAGCAGTCCGCTGACAACAATTATGTTTTGTTGCTGAACTCCGCTTCGTTCGGCGAAGCATGGTCCGATGTGCTTTATAAATCGTTGGTGGAAGATGTGCAGCAGCTGGGGGTACGCGTCGATACCGGGGAGCTGCTCGTCCCGATGATGAAAACGGCCGAGGATGCCCGGCTCAGGCGGGAAATGCTGTTGGAGAAATATCCCATGCCGCCCCGGGCGGTCATTTACATCGGAGATCCCGGCTGGCTCGTTTGCCGCCCGCTTTTTGACGAGGAGTGGAAAGAGGTCCCGACGCTAATCTGCTATTCGCGGGACTCGATGCCCGAGTCGATCGAGGACCTGCTCAGCGGGAACCTGGATAGCAATACGATGGTGCCCGCATCGGAGATGACCAAAGGGTACAACCTCACCATTCTCAAACAACCTTCCTTTATTCCGGAGACCATAGAGCTCATGCGCCAGTTGCAGCCGCAGATGAATACGGTCGCGATGATCTCGGATCACCGTTACATTAGCCTTCGCGTACGGGACGAGGTTCATCAGGCAGTCAACCAACACTTCCCGGATCTGGCGTTTCAATCGCTCAGTTCTCCTGAACTGACCACCGGACAACTGCTCGACACGCTTTCGGGGTTCGATGACAAAATCGGGATTATCTACTACTCTTGGTTCGTCACCCAGAACAGGCATGAATACCTCGACGATCATGTACAGCGGGTGATTTTCGGACTGGCGCATACCCCGATTTTCACCCTGACCGACCGGGACCACGAAGAGGGAAGTTTCGCAGGGGGATATTATATCCCCGCCATCTCGTTCAGCCGTGTGGCCAGCGCCACCATTCGGGAGATTCTCGGCGGCAAGCCGGCCCGAGATATTCCCTGGAAAGACGGCGGTGTTCCCGGTGCGTATCTCGATTATCACCATCTCGTGCACCAGGGAGTCGATCCGGCCCTTTTCCCAAAGGATGCCGTATACAGCCAGGCTCCTCCGGGTTTTTTCCAGAAGTACAAGTTTCATCTGGTTATTTTCGGGGCCTTACTTTTGTTGCTGGTTGCCGCTATCGTGATGAGAATGCGCTGGTTCGTACAGCGGCAACGGCAGCAGAACCGTGAAGTCCGATTGCTTTCCCAATACAGAATGCTGGTAAACAACATGCCGGTGATTTACCTGCGCAAACAGATTGTCGACGGACCCTCCGGACCTGCCTCAGACTTTCTGTTCCTCGATGTGAATCCCGCATTCGAACGGGTGTTCGGGTGTAAGCAGCAGCAAATCATCGGTAAGCGGCTGAGCGAGATGTTGTCCCGCTACGACAAACTCTCCTGTTTGGCCGGTACGGACCAGACGGTTCATTCATTCGTCATCGACGGTGAAAACGGGCAGCACTATTACGACAAATTGGTTTTCGGCAGCAGCGAGGAGAGCATTTGGGACGTTTTCTGTATCGATCGCACCGAAGAGCATCTGGCCCTTGTTCAGATGGACCGGCACCGGGCGGAGCAGGACGAGCTGAATGAAAAATATAAACTGGTGTTGCAGGCGACCGGACTGACCCCCTGGATTTGGGAAATCCCCGAAGGGCTGATCGACTGCGATCTCTCCTATACGCCGGGATTAGGGTCGGGTTCCGGATCACGGTTTATCGTTACGGAAGAGCAGTATTACTCCATGATCTATCCCGACGACCGGGAGCGTATCCGTGCCGCATATGCCGACCTGTTGGCGGGGCGGATCGATATCTTACAGGAGGAGTACCGGGTCATCTACGTACAGGGAGATTACCAGTGGGCGAAGAGTTTCGCCATCGTCAGAAAGAGGGATGCTTCCGGCAAACCGATACAATTGGTCGGCGCATCGCTGCAGATCGACATACAAAAACGGCTCGAACAGGACTTACGCGAGGCCAAAGAGAAAGCCGAAGAATCAAACCGGCTGAAATCGGCGTTTCTGGCCAACATGAGCCATGAAATCCGTACGCCGCTGAATGCCATTGTCGGATTTTCGAGCGTGTTGGCCGATACGGAAGGCGATGAAGAGAGACGGCAGTATATTACGATCATCGAAAATAACAACGAGCTGTTGCTTCAGTTGATCAATGACATTCTGGACCTGTCGAAGATCGAGGCCGGAACGCTCGAGTTTACCGAATCGGATGTGGATTTGAAAGAGATGTTTTTCCGGATCGAGCAAAGCATGAAACTGCGGATTCCGGAGGATCATCCGGTGGAGGTGGCGTTCGAAGATCCCGGCGGCGATTACCTTATTCACACCGATCCCAACCGGCTGATGCAGGTGGTAACCAACTTCATGACCAATGCGATAAAGTTCACGTCCGAAGGAAGCATCCGTTTCGGTTACCGGAATCGGAACGACGGCGAGTTATATTTCTATGTTTCGGATACTGGTTGCGGGATTCCGGCCGGAAAACAGCAGGAAGTCTTCGGACGTTTCGTCAAACTCAACACGTTTGCCCAGGGCACCGGGCTGGGGCTCTCCATTTGCGAAACGATCGTTTCGAAACTGGGTGGGCGGATCGGCGTGGCTTCCGAAGAGGGAAAAGGTTCAACGTTCTGGTTTACGCTGCCTTGGCGGCCTGTTACTCCATAA
- a CDS encoding helix-turn-helix domain-containing protein gives MKRALLPSQRKTLTALGENIKLARLRRELSSEQVAERAGISRNTLTKIERGEEGVAMGYYFRVLAILGLEKDLLLVAKDDELGRALQDAKLVVGERVSKKR, from the coding sequence ATGAAACGGGCATTGTTGCCGAGCCAGCGGAAGACGCTTACGGCTCTGGGCGAAAATATAAAGTTGGCACGCCTGCGCCGGGAGTTATCTTCGGAGCAGGTGGCCGAGCGTGCCGGAATCTCCCGTAACACCCTGACCAAGATCGAGCGGGGTGAGGAGGGAGTTGCGATGGGATACTATTTCCGGGTGCTGGCTATCCTCGGACTGGAAAAAGATTTGCTGCTCGTGGCCAAAGACGACGAATTGGGGCGTGCCCTTCAGGATGCCAAACTCGTGGTCGGTGAAAGGGTTTCTAAAAAACGGTAA
- a CDS encoding type II toxin-antitoxin system HipA family toxin, with product MDWPEDAEPVYMGVLHSETIRGKEVFSYENDPAWLAHPRFRALDPDLSAFTGKQYQPSDKSNFGLFLDSAPDRWGRTLMHRREAINARQQDRKPRTLTEADYLMGVYDGNRMGALRFKFSKEGDFMDNDRSLATPPWALIRELEHASLQIEREDNADTSEHTRWIDMLVAPGSSLGGARPKANVVDENGRLWIVKFPSAGDTKDSGAWEMVTAEMARSCGIEMSECRAQRFGNRHHSFMTERFDRTDTGRRIHFASAMTLLGYTDGTSHTEGASYLELAEWIIANCDDTDRNLEQLWRRIVFNIAVSNCDDHLRNHGFILTPQGWRLSPAYDMNPDEYGTGLKLNISENDNSLDFDLALSVTPYFGLEPARAESILAEVKRAVSGWRKLATKYGISKSEQDAMERVFRC from the coding sequence ATGGACTGGCCCGAGGATGCGGAGCCAGTCTATATGGGTGTGCTCCACAGCGAAACGATCCGGGGTAAAGAGGTCTTTTCCTATGAGAACGATCCCGCATGGCTGGCCCATCCACGTTTCCGGGCATTGGATCCCGACCTGTCGGCATTTACAGGGAAACAATACCAACCTTCGGATAAGAGCAATTTCGGATTGTTCCTCGACTCCGCACCGGATCGCTGGGGGCGTACGCTTATGCACAGGCGGGAAGCCATCAACGCCCGGCAGCAGGACCGAAAACCACGAACGCTTACCGAAGCGGATTACCTGATGGGCGTGTATGACGGCAATCGCATGGGGGCCCTGCGCTTCAAGTTCTCGAAAGAAGGGGATTTTATGGACAACGACCGGTCGCTGGCCACGCCACCCTGGGCATTGATCCGGGAACTGGAACACGCCAGTCTGCAAATAGAACGGGAAGATAATGCCGATACATCGGAGCATACGCGATGGATCGATATGCTCGTCGCACCCGGATCGTCATTGGGCGGGGCAAGGCCGAAAGCCAACGTAGTGGATGAGAACGGACGCTTATGGATCGTCAAGTTCCCGAGTGCCGGAGATACGAAAGATTCCGGAGCATGGGAGATGGTTACGGCCGAGATGGCCCGCTCGTGTGGTATCGAGATGTCCGAATGCCGGGCGCAGCGCTTCGGAAACCGGCACCACAGCTTTATGACCGAGCGTTTTGACCGGACCGATACGGGCCGGCGGATACACTTTGCCTCGGCCATGACATTGCTCGGTTATACGGACGGTACGAGCCATACGGAAGGAGCTAGCTACCTCGAACTGGCCGAATGGATCATCGCCAACTGCGACGATACGGACCGGAACCTGGAGCAGCTCTGGCGCAGGATTGTGTTCAATATCGCGGTTTCGAACTGCGACGACCACCTGCGGAACCACGGGTTTATACTTACGCCACAGGGCTGGCGATTATCACCGGCCTATGATATGAACCCTGACGAGTACGGCACTGGACTAAAGCTCAATATCTCGGAGAATGACAATTCACTGGATTTCGATCTGGCCCTGAGTGTCACGCCGTATTTCGGGCTGGAGCCCGCCCGTGCGGAATCGATACTCGCAGAGGTTAAGCGTGCTGTTTCAGGCTGGAGGAAACTCGCTACTAAATACGGTATTTCCAAGTCCGAGCAGGACGCTATGGAGAGGGTGTTTAGGTGTTAA